The following are encoded in a window of Allosphingosinicella indica genomic DNA:
- the ndk gene encoding nucleoside-diphosphate kinase yields the protein MATTRTFSIIKPDATRRNLTGAVTRMLEEAGLRVVASKRIHMTKDQAEGFYAVHKERPFFNDLVSFMISGPVVVQVLEGEDAVKRNRDIMGATNPENAEPGTIRKELAESIEANSVHGSDSDENAKIEIDYFFKPEEIVG from the coding sequence ATGGCGACGACACGCACCTTTTCGATCATCAAGCCCGACGCCACCCGCCGCAATCTGACCGGCGCCGTCACCCGCATGCTGGAGGAGGCAGGCCTTCGCGTCGTCGCGTCCAAGCGCATCCACATGACGAAGGATCAGGCCGAGGGCTTCTACGCCGTTCACAAGGAGCGGCCGTTCTTCAACGATCTCGTCAGCTTCATGATCTCCGGCCCCGTCGTCGTGCAGGTGCTGGAAGGCGAGGACGCCGTGAAGCGCAACCGCGACATCATGGGCGCGACCAACCCCGAGAATGCCGAGCCGGGCACGATCCGCAAGGAACTGGCTGAATCGATCGAGGCGAATAGCGTCCACGGATCGGACAGCGACGAGAATGCGAAGATCGAGATCGACTATTTCTTCAAGCCGGAAGAAATCGTCGGCTGA
- the pdxA gene encoding 4-hydroxythreonine-4-phosphate dehydrogenase PdxA translates to MTPLAVALGDPAGIGPEIIAKSWQERHTADVPPFFAVGDEGAVRAVWDGPVREISDPALAADAFHDALPILRVGAEAGIRPGAPDTDGARNSLDALEMATGLARSGAASGLVTGPVCKSQLYAIGFTHAGQTEFVAERCGVSGDMVAMMLVGPSLRTVPVTVHLPLRDVADALTTDLIVARGRATARGLTRQFGIAAPRIAVCGLNPHAGEDGALGREEAEIIVPAIERLRDEGIDVSGPYPADAMFHARARARYDAALCMYHDQALVPLKTLHFDEGVNMTLGLPIVRTSPDHGTAFSIAGQDVAHPGAMIAALKTAAACARRIGTA, encoded by the coding sequence ATGACCCCGCTCGCCGTCGCGCTGGGCGATCCGGCCGGCATCGGCCCGGAGATCATCGCCAAATCTTGGCAGGAGCGCCATACGGCGGACGTTCCACCCTTCTTCGCCGTGGGCGACGAAGGCGCGGTGCGTGCCGTGTGGGACGGCCCGGTGCGCGAGATCAGCGATCCAGCCTTGGCGGCGGATGCCTTCCACGATGCCCTGCCGATCCTGCGCGTCGGCGCGGAGGCCGGGATCCGCCCCGGCGCGCCCGATACCGACGGTGCGCGCAACTCGCTCGACGCGCTCGAAATGGCGACCGGGCTCGCACGCTCGGGCGCCGCATCGGGCCTCGTCACCGGCCCGGTGTGCAAATCGCAGCTCTATGCGATTGGGTTCACCCACGCTGGTCAGACGGAATTCGTCGCCGAACGTTGCGGCGTGTCCGGGGACATGGTGGCGATGATGCTCGTCGGCCCGAGCCTGCGCACCGTGCCTGTGACCGTCCACCTTCCCCTGCGCGACGTGGCAGACGCGCTGACCACTGATCTGATCGTCGCGCGAGGGCGCGCCACCGCGCGCGGCCTGACCCGCCAGTTCGGCATCGCCGCACCGCGCATCGCCGTGTGCGGTCTCAATCCCCATGCCGGCGAGGACGGTGCGCTGGGCCGCGAAGAGGCGGAGATCATCGTCCCCGCGATCGAGCGGCTGCGCGACGAAGGGATCGACGTTTCCGGCCCCTACCCCGCCGATGCGATGTTCCACGCCCGCGCGCGCGCGCGCTACGATGCCGCGCTCTGCATGTATCACGATCAGGCGCTGGTGCCGCTCAAGACGCTGCATTTCGACGAGGGCGTCAACATGACCTTGGGCCTTCCCATCGTCCGCACCTCGCCCGATCACGGCACCGCTTTCTCGATCGCCGGGCAGGACGTCGCCCATCCCGGCGCGATGATCGCCGCGCTCAAGACCGCCGCCGCCTGCGCCCGCCGCATAGGCACGGCGTGA
- the purM gene encoding phosphoribosylformylglycinamidine cyclo-ligase, whose product MSDTDKTSEAYTYAKAGVSIAAGNALVKAIGPLAKSTARPGADASLGGFGGFFDLKAAGYSDPLLVAANDGVGTKLKLAIESGHHDGVGIDLVAMCANDLIVQGAEPLFFLDYFATGRLDNAIAERVIAGIAEGCRIAGCALIGGETAEMPGMYADGDYDLAGFCVGAVERGEALTGGKVTDGDVILGLASSGVHSNGYSLVRRLAADKGWKLDRPALFDNETLLIDALMAPTRIYVKPLLPLIRAGRIHALAHITGGGLLENIPRVLPDGLRAHVDAGAWEQPRLMAFLQAQGNIEPEEMARTFNCGIGMALVVPAGEADAMIRDLEAAGETAFAIGRVAAGTKGCTVTGSDGTWSARVAWTAGHDG is encoded by the coding sequence ATGAGCGACACCGACAAGACTTCCGAAGCCTATACCTATGCCAAGGCTGGCGTTTCGATCGCCGCCGGCAATGCGCTGGTGAAGGCGATCGGCCCGCTGGCGAAATCGACCGCACGGCCGGGCGCCGATGCCTCGCTCGGCGGATTCGGCGGGTTCTTCGACCTCAAAGCGGCAGGCTATAGCGATCCGCTGCTGGTCGCCGCGAACGACGGCGTCGGCACCAAGCTCAAGCTCGCGATCGAAAGCGGCCATCACGACGGCGTCGGCATCGATCTTGTCGCGATGTGCGCCAACGATCTCATCGTGCAGGGCGCCGAGCCGCTTTTCTTCCTCGACTATTTCGCCACCGGGCGGCTCGACAACGCCATCGCCGAGCGGGTGATCGCGGGGATCGCCGAAGGCTGCCGCATTGCGGGTTGCGCGCTGATTGGCGGCGAGACCGCCGAAATGCCGGGCATGTATGCCGATGGCGATTATGATCTCGCGGGCTTCTGCGTCGGCGCGGTCGAACGCGGCGAAGCGCTGACCGGCGGCAAGGTCACCGACGGCGACGTCATCCTCGGCCTCGCCTCGTCGGGCGTCCATTCGAACGGCTATTCGCTCGTTCGCCGCCTCGCTGCCGACAAGGGCTGGAAGCTCGACCGCCCTGCCCTCTTCGACAACGAGACTTTGCTGATCGACGCGCTGATGGCGCCGACCCGCATCTACGTGAAGCCGCTGCTGCCCCTGATCCGCGCCGGCCGCATCCATGCGCTGGCGCACATCACCGGCGGCGGCCTTCTCGAGAATATTCCCCGCGTCCTGCCGGACGGTCTTCGCGCGCATGTCGACGCCGGCGCTTGGGAGCAGCCGCGGCTGATGGCTTTCCTCCAGGCGCAGGGCAACATCGAGCCCGAGGAGATGGCGCGCACCTTCAACTGCGGCATCGGTATGGCGCTGGTCGTCCCGGCTGGCGAGGCGGATGCGATGATCCGCGATCTCGAGGCCGCGGGCGAAACCGCCTTCGCTATCGGCCGCGTCGCGGCGGGCACCAAAGGCTGCACCGTCACGGGATCAGACGGAACCTGGAGCGCGCGCGTGGCGTGGACCGCCGGGCATGACGGCTGA
- a CDS encoding heavy-metal-associated domain-containing protein, producing MTRLSRPLLVSLLLVALAFVGVRAVEAQLEGADRGVPPVDSASTLEVTGVEVDTSGKSSEEARLAGWREAQSKGFKALWARTTGRPLSEAPTLPGSTLDGLVTGIVIEEEQIGPTRYVARLGVLFDRGRAGEMLGVGGIVRRSAPMLTIPVMLTGSTLQSFESRTEWQRAWARFRTGGSAIDYVRPTGAGVDPLLLNAAETHRPGRTWWRMLLDQYGASGVVIPEVQLLRSYPGGPAIGNFVARFGPDGVVLDRFTLRAASSAAIPRMMDEGVRRLDAAYTRALNAGFLKVDSTLLGGNPDPAAALAAQIEAANAAAEAAAAPPPLVQSTAPVPVGAATSFTIQVTTPNAAAVSQAELSVSRVPGVTSAITTSLALGGTSVMRVTYAGEGAALAAALQSQGWNVSGSGSTLTISRPGQ from the coding sequence GTGACGCGTCTTTCCCGCCCGCTCCTCGTCTCGCTGCTGCTCGTCGCGCTCGCCTTCGTCGGCGTGCGTGCCGTCGAGGCGCAGCTTGAAGGCGCCGATCGCGGCGTGCCGCCGGTCGACAGCGCCTCGACGCTGGAGGTGACGGGCGTGGAGGTCGATACCTCCGGCAAGAGCAGCGAAGAGGCGCGGCTCGCCGGTTGGCGCGAGGCGCAGTCGAAGGGCTTCAAAGCCCTTTGGGCGCGCACCACCGGCCGCCCGCTGAGCGAAGCGCCGACGCTGCCCGGATCGACGCTCGACGGCCTCGTCACCGGTATCGTGATCGAGGAAGAGCAGATCGGCCCCACGCGCTACGTCGCGCGGCTGGGCGTGCTCTTCGATCGCGGCCGCGCGGGCGAGATGCTGGGCGTCGGCGGGATCGTCCGCCGCTCCGCGCCGATGCTGACCATCCCCGTGATGCTCACCGGATCGACGCTGCAGAGCTTCGAGTCGCGCACCGAGTGGCAGCGGGCATGGGCGCGGTTCCGCACCGGCGGCAGCGCGATCGATTATGTCCGGCCGACCGGGGCGGGGGTCGATCCGCTTCTGCTCAATGCCGCTGAAACGCATCGCCCCGGCCGGACCTGGTGGCGGATGCTGCTCGATCAATATGGCGCTTCGGGGGTGGTGATCCCTGAAGTGCAGCTTCTCCGCTCCTATCCCGGCGGCCCGGCGATCGGAAATTTCGTTGCTCGCTTCGGGCCGGATGGCGTTGTGCTCGATCGTTTCACGCTGCGCGCCGCCAGCAGCGCCGCGATCCCGCGGATGATGGACGAGGGCGTCCGGCGGCTCGATGCGGCCTATACGCGTGCGCTCAACGCCGGCTTCCTCAAGGTCGATTCGACCTTGCTGGGCGGCAATCCCGACCCTGCGGCGGCGCTCGCTGCGCAGATCGAGGCCGCCAACGCTGCGGCCGAAGCGGCGGCAGCGCCACCGCCGTTGGTCCAGTCGACTGCGCCGGTGCCGGTCGGCGCTGCGACGAGTTTCACAATCCAGGTCACCACGCCCAATGCGGCGGCAGTGAGCCAGGCCGAACTCTCAGTAAGCCGCGTCCCCGGCGTCACCTCGGCGATCACGACCAGCCTCGCGCTGGGCGGAACCTCGGTAATGCGCGTCACCTATGCCGGCGAAGGCGCTGCGCTGGCCGCTGCGCTGCAATCGCAGGGGTGGAACGTCTCGGGGTCGGGCAGCACGCTTACCATCTCGCGGCCGGGTCAGTAA
- a CDS encoding leucyl aminopeptidase → MKISFADRRPEGAYALAIPLWSEDQIADRLSSFDEAGRQLAIRAADAQRFDREAATIAESFVNEGDSARRLLLIGLGGKRDDEALYERIGGALSARLLCSGEVKLVVDVSGLDLGGEEAARIAYGAAARGWRYDKYRTKLGKKAKPTLAEVVVVGAGGGAEEAWARKAALLEGVKLTRELVTEPANIIYPESFVARVRESLAGTGVEIDVLDGPAMAKLGMGALLGVAQGSVRAPQLLVMRWNGGGSAKPVVLIGKGVTFDTGGISIKPAAGMEAMKWDMGGAGAVAGAMKALADRKAKANVVGICGLVENMPDGNAQRPGDVVTSMSGQTIEVINTDAEGRLVLCDAMTWAQREFKPEVMVDLATLTGAMVISLGFEYAGMFSNDNGLAEKLADAGMKTGDKLWRFPLGDAYDKLMDSPIADMKNTGPREGGSITAATFLQRFVEDGVKWAHLDVAGTVWASKPGTLWDKGATGFGVALLDRFVADNYES, encoded by the coding sequence ATGAAGATCAGCTTCGCCGATCGCCGTCCCGAAGGCGCCTATGCGCTCGCCATCCCGCTATGGAGCGAGGATCAGATCGCCGATCGATTGAGCAGCTTCGACGAGGCGGGGCGCCAGCTCGCGATCCGCGCCGCCGACGCGCAGCGTTTCGATCGCGAAGCGGCGACGATCGCCGAGAGCTTCGTCAACGAAGGCGATTCCGCGCGGCGGCTGCTGCTCATCGGCCTCGGCGGCAAGCGCGACGACGAGGCGCTTTACGAGCGGATCGGCGGAGCTTTAAGCGCTCGGCTGCTCTGCTCGGGCGAGGTCAAGCTGGTGGTAGACGTCTCCGGCCTCGATCTCGGCGGCGAGGAAGCCGCGCGCATCGCCTACGGCGCGGCGGCGCGCGGCTGGCGTTATGACAAATACCGCACCAAGCTCGGCAAGAAGGCGAAGCCGACGCTGGCCGAGGTGGTCGTGGTGGGCGCTGGCGGCGGCGCGGAGGAAGCCTGGGCGCGCAAGGCCGCGCTACTCGAGGGCGTAAAGCTGACCCGCGAGCTGGTCACCGAGCCCGCCAACATCATCTACCCCGAAAGCTTCGTCGCCCGCGTTCGGGAGTCGCTCGCCGGCACGGGGGTCGAGATCGACGTGCTCGACGGTCCGGCGATGGCGAAGCTCGGCATGGGGGCACTGCTGGGCGTGGCGCAGGGCTCGGTGCGGGCGCCGCAACTGCTGGTGATGCGCTGGAACGGCGGCGGATCGGCAAAGCCCGTCGTGCTCATCGGCAAGGGCGTTACCTTCGATACCGGTGGCATTTCGATCAAGCCGGCCGCTGGTATGGAGGCAATGAAGTGGGACATGGGCGGCGCCGGCGCGGTGGCCGGGGCGATGAAGGCGCTCGCCGATCGCAAGGCCAAGGCCAACGTCGTCGGCATCTGCGGGCTAGTCGAGAATATGCCCGACGGCAATGCGCAGCGTCCGGGCGATGTCGTGACCTCCATGTCCGGCCAGACGATCGAGGTGATCAACACCGATGCCGAGGGACGGCTGGTGCTGTGCGACGCGATGACCTGGGCGCAGCGCGAGTTCAAGCCCGAGGTGATGGTCGATCTCGCGACGCTGACCGGCGCGATGGTGATCTCGCTGGGCTTCGAATATGCGGGCATGTTTTCCAACGACAACGGCCTGGCCGAGAAGCTGGCCGATGCGGGCATGAAGACCGGCGACAAGCTGTGGCGTTTTCCGCTGGGCGATGCCTACGACAAGCTGATGGACTCGCCGATTGCGGACATGAAGAACACTGGCCCGCGCGAAGGCGGATCGATCACCGCAGCGACCTTCCTGCAGCGCTTCGTCGAGGACGGTGTGAAGTGGGCGCATCTCGACGTGGCGGGGACCGTCTGGGCGAGCAAACCCGGCACCTTGTGGGATAAGGGCGCCACCGGCTTCGGCGTCGCGCTGCTCGACCGCTTCGTCGCGGACAATTACGAAAGCTGA
- the purN gene encoding phosphoribosylglycinamide formyltransferase: MTAERVRVGVLLSGRGTNLAALVEHRRRDPDRAYDIVAVASNVPEARGLVLAKRYGIPTWAQSHKGLERAAFDDLVDAELRAREVEVVALAGYMRLLSPEFIRKWEGRILNIHPSLLPLHKGLDTHRRALMAGDLEAGCSVHVVTEDLDDGPVVAQARVRIAARDDADSLGARVLAEEHKLYPEALNAFCRAFIGRPPE, encoded by the coding sequence ATGACGGCTGAGCGCGTCCGCGTCGGCGTGCTCCTCTCCGGCCGCGGCACCAATCTCGCCGCGCTGGTCGAACATCGCCGTCGCGACCCTGATCGCGCGTACGACATCGTAGCGGTCGCCTCGAACGTCCCCGAGGCGCGCGGGCTGGTGCTGGCCAAGCGTTACGGCATCCCCACATGGGCGCAGAGCCACAAGGGGCTCGAGCGCGCGGCCTTCGACGATCTGGTCGATGCCGAGCTGCGCGCTCGCGAGGTGGAGGTGGTGGCGCTGGCGGGCTATATGCGGCTGCTGTCGCCGGAGTTCATCCGCAAGTGGGAGGGCCGCATCCTCAACATCCATCCCTCGCTGCTGCCGCTCCACAAGGGGCTCGACACGCACCGGCGCGCGCTGATGGCGGGAGATCTGGAGGCGGGTTGCTCGGTCCACGTTGTCACCGAGGACCTTGATGACGGTCCGGTCGTCGCGCAGGCCCGCGTCCGCATTGCCGCCCGCGACGATGCCGATTCGCTCGGCGCGCGTGTGCTGGCCGAAGAGCATAAGCTCTATCCCGAGGCGCTCAACGCGTTCTGCCGCGCTTTCATCGGGCGACCCCCAGAATGA
- a CDS encoding LPS-assembly protein LptD, protein MKTFRYLSWTALPLLLCVSAPLHAQALLRLAPPNPATQPAQGEERQVDFGAGELVYDSDADIVTASGNVQMTTEGNDLRADTVTWNRKTGEVRAEGSVRVTNPQGDIAYGDSVELTDTLKDGMVKNLLLVLEDGGRLVADNARRENGYTIVSKAAYTPCAVVDSDGCPKNPSWKITAVEVTHDPVKGRISYKGASLNLFGLPVIALPGLSHPDGSRGGGSGILVPDIRIDRTNGLEIALPYYVQLAPNRDLTITPHVYSEVLPMVDVRYRELTDLGAYQLGGYVTYGSRLPVGVVAGPRDRGIRAYLEGNGRFQLDPKWSITASGRYVTDRTFLRRYDISRDDRLRSVVDAERIDDDSYISIAGWAFQGLRITDTAGQQPVVLPAVDARFRFDNVLWDGRVELQANSLAILRTEGQDTQRAFASARWDRRSITSWGQELTLTAFARGDIYHTSDTELTSTIAYRGDEGWTGRAIGALAADLRWPFVGEFLSGTQRFTPRVQVVASPPTKNLSIPNEDARAVDLEDSNLFSLNRFPGYDRWEDGTRITYGAEWDFDLPGVAVGTTIGQSYRLSDKPSILPPGTGLSDRFSDFVGRTTVKVGRKLSLVHRFRLDKDNFAVRRNEIDAVIGGRQTYLTLGYLRFDRNIDPAIEDLRDREEIRVGARVRFANYWSIFGSTVIDLTSAREDPVSNADGYEPVRHRLGISYDDDCIELGVTWRRDYETAGDIRRGNTFLFRVALKNLGR, encoded by the coding sequence GTGAAGACCTTTCGTTATCTGAGCTGGACGGCCCTGCCGCTGTTGTTGTGCGTAAGCGCTCCGCTTCATGCGCAGGCACTCTTGCGTCTCGCGCCCCCCAACCCCGCGACGCAGCCGGCCCAGGGCGAGGAGCGGCAGGTCGATTTCGGGGCCGGCGAGCTCGTCTACGACAGCGATGCCGACATCGTCACCGCCAGCGGCAACGTCCAGATGACGACCGAGGGCAATGATCTTCGCGCCGATACCGTCACCTGGAACCGCAAGACGGGCGAGGTCCGCGCCGAAGGCAGCGTTCGCGTCACCAATCCGCAGGGCGACATCGCGTATGGCGACAGCGTCGAGCTGACCGACACGCTGAAGGACGGCATGGTGAAGAACCTGCTGCTCGTGCTGGAGGACGGCGGCCGTCTTGTGGCGGACAATGCGCGGCGCGAGAACGGCTATACGATCGTCAGCAAGGCGGCCTACACGCCCTGCGCAGTGGTGGATTCGGACGGTTGCCCGAAGAACCCGAGCTGGAAGATCACCGCCGTCGAGGTGACCCACGATCCGGTGAAGGGCCGGATCAGCTACAAGGGCGCCAGCCTTAACCTGTTTGGGCTGCCGGTCATTGCACTGCCCGGCCTGTCTCACCCCGATGGCAGCCGCGGCGGCGGCAGCGGCATCCTCGTCCCCGACATCCGGATCGACCGCACCAACGGCCTCGAAATCGCGCTGCCATATTACGTCCAGCTTGCGCCGAACCGCGATCTCACCATCACACCGCACGTCTATAGCGAAGTGCTGCCGATGGTGGACGTCCGCTATCGCGAGCTTACCGATCTCGGCGCCTATCAGCTCGGCGGCTACGTCACCTACGGCTCACGTCTGCCGGTCGGCGTCGTCGCTGGCCCGCGCGACCGCGGCATACGCGCGTATCTCGAGGGCAACGGCCGCTTCCAGCTCGACCCCAAGTGGAGCATCACCGCTTCGGGCCGCTACGTCACAGACCGCACCTTCCTCCGCCGCTACGACATCTCGCGCGATGACCGGCTGCGCAGCGTCGTCGATGCCGAGCGGATCGACGACGACAGCTATATCTCGATCGCCGGCTGGGCATTCCAGGGTTTGCGGATCACCGATACGGCGGGCCAGCAGCCCGTCGTGCTACCGGCGGTCGACGCGCGCTTCCGCTTCGACAATGTCCTCTGGGACGGCCGCGTCGAACTACAGGCGAACAGCCTCGCGATCCTACGCACCGAGGGCCAGGACACGCAGCGCGCCTTCGCCAGCGCACGCTGGGACCGGCGCAGCATTACCAGCTGGGGCCAGGAGTTGACGCTAACCGCATTCGCGCGCGGCGATATCTACCACACCAGCGACACCGAACTCACCAGCACAATCGCCTACCGCGGCGACGAAGGCTGGACCGGCCGTGCGATCGGCGCGCTTGCCGCAGATCTCCGCTGGCCGTTCGTAGGCGAATTCCTGAGCGGTACGCAGCGGTTCACGCCGCGCGTGCAGGTCGTCGCCTCGCCGCCGACGAAGAATCTTTCAATCCCCAACGAGGATGCGCGCGCGGTCGATCTCGAGGATTCGAACCTCTTCTCTCTCAACCGCTTTCCCGGCTACGACCGATGGGAGGACGGCACGCGCATCACCTATGGCGCCGAGTGGGACTTCGACTTGCCCGGCGTGGCGGTCGGCACGACGATCGGCCAGAGCTACCGCCTCTCCGACAAGCCGAGCATCCTGCCGCCCGGCACCGGCCTTTCGGACCGTTTCTCCGATTTCGTCGGACGGACGACGGTCAAGGTCGGCCGCAAGCTCAGCCTCGTCCACCGCTTCCGGCTCGACAAGGACAATTTCGCGGTCCGCCGCAACGAGATCGACGCGGTCATCGGCGGCCGCCAGACGTATCTGACGCTTGGCTATCTGCGCTTCGACCGCAACATCGATCCGGCGATCGAGGATCTGCGCGACCGCGAGGAAATCCGTGTCGGCGCACGAGTCCGCTTCGCCAATTACTGGTCGATCTTCGGCTCGACGGTGATCGACCTCACGAGCGCGCGGGAAGACCCCGTTTCCAATGCCGACGGCTATGAGCCCGTTCGCCACCGGCTCGGCATCAGTTATGATGACGATTGCATAGAGCTTGGCGTCACGTGGCGGCGCGATTATGAGACCGCGGGCGACATCCGCCGAGGAAACACCTTCCTCTTCCGGGTGGCGCTCAAGAACCTGGGCCGCTAA
- a CDS encoding MmcQ/YjbR family DNA-binding protein, which produces MSATLDQVRAICLALPESAEKISHGIPAFSVAGKMFAYFRDDHHGDGKTVVCVKTSGREEQDLLIEADPDLYSWPAYIGPSGWIAINIAPENTDWDHVGDRIAQSWELAAPRRLLEAGGR; this is translated from the coding sequence ATGAGCGCAACGCTCGATCAGGTCCGCGCGATCTGTTTGGCGCTGCCGGAAAGCGCCGAGAAGATTTCGCACGGCATCCCGGCCTTTTCGGTCGCCGGCAAGATGTTCGCCTATTTCCGCGACGATCATCACGGCGATGGGAAGACGGTGGTGTGCGTCAAGACCAGCGGACGCGAAGAGCAGGATCTGCTGATCGAGGCGGACCCCGATCTCTATAGCTGGCCGGCCTATATCGGCCCCTCCGGCTGGATCGCGATCAACATCGCGCCTGAGAACACCGACTGGGATCATGTCGGCGACCGTATCGCGCAGAGTTGGGAGTTGGCCGCGCCGCGACGGCTGCTGGAAGCGGGCGGGCGTTGA
- a CDS encoding peptidylprolyl isomerase — protein MMKLGTHGRAAFLLAASLAAVGAVAQTAPVDREPSAGANTPLNLPANPEFFGQGDPNVRKATAIVNGSVVTGTDVDQRLALLVIANNGQIPAEEMPRLRAQVLRNIVDETLQIQAAEAVDIKVEPREVDAYYAEYAKNLGRNVEEFGKFLTENGASERSIKRQIQGEIAWQRLQSRNIRPFVNVSDEEVRSVIERLEASKGAQEYRIAEIFISATPETAAETQANAARIVQQIRGGASFLAYARQFSEASTAAVGGDLGWVRAEQLPDALAAVARQIPVGQVSDPIQIPGGFSILAVQDTRQVLTADPRDAQLSLKQLAVRFAPNTNRDQAAAKVEELTRISQNMGGCGRAEEAAQQIGAEVVANDQVRVRDLPPPLQEMMLGLNIGQATTPFGSIEEGVRVLVLCGRDDPQTNGAPSFDQVYARLDEERVNRRAQRYLRDLRRDAVVDYR, from the coding sequence ATGATGAAGCTCGGCACTCATGGCAGGGCGGCGTTTTTGCTGGCTGCTTCGCTCGCGGCCGTGGGCGCCGTGGCACAGACGGCACCCGTTGATCGCGAGCCTTCGGCCGGCGCCAACACGCCGCTCAACCTGCCCGCCAATCCGGAGTTCTTCGGCCAAGGCGATCCCAATGTTCGCAAGGCAACCGCGATCGTCAACGGATCGGTGGTGACGGGCACCGACGTCGATCAGCGGCTGGCGCTGCTCGTCATCGCCAACAATGGCCAGATTCCCGCTGAGGAAATGCCGCGGCTGCGTGCGCAGGTGCTGCGCAACATCGTCGACGAGACGCTGCAAATCCAAGCGGCGGAGGCGGTCGACATCAAGGTCGAGCCGCGCGAAGTCGATGCTTATTATGCGGAGTATGCCAAGAACCTTGGGCGGAATGTCGAAGAATTCGGCAAATTCCTGACCGAGAATGGCGCATCGGAGCGGTCAATCAAGCGGCAGATCCAGGGCGAGATCGCTTGGCAGCGGCTGCAGAGCCGGAACATCCGTCCGTTCGTCAACGTCAGCGACGAGGAAGTCCGCTCGGTGATCGAGCGGCTGGAAGCGTCCAAGGGCGCCCAGGAATATCGCATCGCTGAGATCTTCATCTCGGCGACGCCAGAGACCGCGGCCGAGACGCAGGCGAACGCGGCGCGCATCGTCCAGCAGATCCGCGGCGGTGCATCGTTCCTCGCTTATGCCCGTCAGTTCTCCGAAGCCTCGACGGCCGCGGTCGGCGGCGATCTTGGCTGGGTGCGCGCCGAGCAGCTTCCGGACGCCTTGGCGGCCGTGGCGCGGCAGATCCCCGTCGGCCAAGTCAGCGACCCGATTCAAATCCCCGGCGGATTTTCGATCCTCGCCGTGCAGGATACCCGCCAGGTGCTAACCGCCGATCCGCGCGACGCGCAATTGAGCCTCAAGCAGCTTGCGGTTCGCTTTGCGCCGAACACCAACCGCGATCAGGCGGCGGCGAAGGTGGAGGAGCTGACTCGCATCAGCCAGAATATGGGTGGCTGCGGGCGCGCCGAAGAGGCTGCGCAGCAGATCGGCGCCGAAGTCGTCGCCAACGATCAGGTGCGCGTCCGCGATCTTCCGCCCCCGCTGCAGGAAATGATGCTCGGCCTCAACATCGGCCAGGCGACCACGCCGTTCGGCTCGATCGAGGAAGGCGTGCGCGTGCTCGTCCTGTGCGGGCGCGACGATCCGCAAACCAACGGGGCGCCGTCGTTCGATCAGGTCTATGCGCGGCTCGACGAGGAGCGCGTCAACCGCCGCGCACAGCGCTATCTCCGCGATCTTCGCCGCGACGCGGTGGTCGATTATCGTTGA
- a CDS encoding DNA polymerase III subunit chi produces MTVDFYHLAASPLERVLPAVAEKVVAGGGRLLVVGEEALLARIDAQLWTYRPDSFLPHGRAGAEGDAEQPVLLSSGPAAVNGARNVAIADGIWREEALGFERAFYFFDSARLDDARGAWRALGGREGVERRFWKQDDRGRWIEGP; encoded by the coding sequence GTGACCGTCGACTTCTATCACCTTGCCGCCTCGCCGCTGGAGCGAGTGCTGCCTGCCGTCGCGGAAAAGGTGGTGGCAGGCGGCGGTCGGCTGCTCGTCGTCGGCGAAGAAGCCCTGCTCGCGCGGATCGACGCGCAGCTCTGGACCTATCGGCCCGACAGTTTCCTGCCGCACGGCCGGGCGGGCGCGGAGGGCGATGCCGAGCAGCCCGTGCTGCTTTCGTCCGGACCAGCCGCAGTGAACGGCGCGCGCAACGTGGCGATCGCCGACGGGATCTGGCGCGAGGAGGCGCTCGGCTTCGAGCGCGCCTTCTATTTCTTCGATTCGGCGAGGCTGGACGACGCGCGCGGGGCGTGGAGGGCGCTCGGCGGGCGCGAAGGTGTCGAGCGGCGCTTCTGGAAGCAGGACGACCGCGGCCGCTGGATCGAAGGGCCGTAA